Proteins encoded within one genomic window of Companilactobacillus zhachilii:
- a CDS encoding MerR family transcriptional regulator: MNIKEASKRAGVSAATIRYYEKESLIPPIERTEIGNRDIDERILRRIRFATQMRAAGMSIENLRHFIELFDAEEDNNKEQKELLQEQLSVMEEKRDDLQAAIDHLNYKLNHFYDHVLDTEKELREIERKD, from the coding sequence ATGAATATCAAAGAAGCTAGTAAACGTGCAGGAGTATCAGCGGCAACCATTCGTTATTATGAAAAGGAATCTTTGATTCCACCGATTGAACGGACTGAAATTGGTAACCGCGATATTGATGAACGAATCTTACGTCGAATTCGTTTTGCAACCCAAATGCGAGCGGCTGGAATGAGTATTGAAAATTTGCGTCATTTTATCGAATTATTTGACGCTGAAGAAGACAATAATAAGGAACAAAAAGAACTTTTACAAGAACAATTAAGTGTTATGGAAGAAAAGCGTGATGATTTACAGGCTGCGATTGACCATCTAAATTACAAACTGAACCATTTTTATGATCATGTTTTGGATACTGAAAAAGAATTACGTGAGATAGAGCGTAAGGATTAA
- a CDS encoding SDR family oxidoreductase yields the protein MTKKTWLITGVSSGFGHALTTQLLEKGDTVIGTVRNFAKIQDLIEQYPDTFISEKLDVTDVPAIHTLVNKVASEHKIDVLVNNAGYGLFGAAEELSDEQVDKIIATDLTGSIQMIRSILPYMRQQNSGRIIQISSYGGQVAYPGNSMYHAAKFGIEGFCEAVAQEVAQFNIGLTIVEPGGARTEFRYGSAKVADPIPAYDGPTHAFMKMLDPANGLAPGDPKRMASRIIESADQTPAPLHMVLGSEALKNTIERLETRVAEYKSETELAASTDFPVDEK from the coding sequence ATGACAAAAAAAACATGGTTAATTACAGGTGTAAGTAGTGGATTTGGGCATGCGCTAACGACCCAACTGTTGGAAAAAGGTGACACAGTTATTGGAACTGTTCGTAATTTTGCAAAGATTCAAGATTTGATTGAACAATATCCGGATACTTTCATTAGTGAAAAGTTGGATGTAACAGATGTTCCGGCAATCCATACTTTAGTAAATAAAGTGGCAAGTGAGCATAAAATTGATGTACTAGTTAATAATGCGGGCTATGGATTATTTGGAGCTGCTGAAGAATTAAGTGATGAGCAAGTAGATAAAATTATTGCAACTGATTTAACTGGTTCGATTCAAATGATTCGTTCAATATTACCTTATATGCGTCAACAAAATAGTGGTCGAATTATTCAAATATCTTCATATGGTGGTCAAGTCGCCTATCCAGGTAATTCAATGTATCATGCTGCAAAGTTTGGTATTGAAGGATTCTGTGAGGCGGTTGCTCAAGAGGTGGCTCAATTTAATATTGGCTTGACGATTGTTGAACCTGGTGGAGCAAGAACTGAATTTAGATATGGCAGTGCCAAAGTAGCTGATCCAATTCCTGCTTATGATGGTCCCACACATGCCTTTATGAAGATGCTTGATCCAGCTAATGGATTAGCACCTGGAGATCCTAAGAGAATGGCTTCCAGAATTATCGAAAGTGCTGACCAAACCCCAGCCCCATTACATATGGTTTTAGGTTCAGAAGCCTTGAAGAACACGATTGAACGTCTTGAAACACGTGTTGCTGAATATAAGAGCGAAACTGAATTGGCTGCTTCAACAGATTTTCCAGTCGATGAAAAGTAA
- a CDS encoding MFS transporter, with protein sequence MQKVSNRLTKFSILLVSVITASAPAINANIPALARAFPTIPLSQVELLTTIPSFFLMLSILFSGWVAQKIGLKQTVMLGVTITAVAGLTPVFTNSFGLILISRAAFGLGVGLFNSLLVTIISSFYGGQERSKLIGFQSIFEGLGGVLVTFIAGQLMNLGWHASFWAYLITIPALVFFMLFVPKIPTVKNNVETEKDLPKVPLFNGRLISLLILTFIVVSLYMIMGIKVPTLMVNSGYGTTTSASYVILALSLGSMTGGAIFGKLYDLVKNYVIVFGFGSLAIAMALIALSNTTVLTILGGFLTGLGFRLYIPWALNIVNMGGKGNPWATSFILMSYNLAGSLAPYTALLLQSVFKIKQLRSIFWMNTIAYLIIAVMVVLLLVGFKRFHRRTLDEV encoded by the coding sequence ATGCAAAAGGTAAGTAACAGATTAACAAAGTTTTCTATTTTATTAGTTTCGGTGATTACGGCGTCGGCACCAGCTATCAATGCCAATATTCCTGCACTGGCTAGGGCTTTTCCTACGATACCATTGTCACAGGTTGAGTTATTAACAACGATTCCATCATTTTTTCTGATGCTATCTATATTGTTCAGTGGTTGGGTAGCTCAGAAAATTGGTTTGAAGCAAACCGTTATGTTGGGAGTTACAATTACTGCAGTTGCTGGATTGACACCAGTTTTTACTAATAGCTTTGGCTTAATATTGATTTCACGAGCAGCATTTGGCTTGGGTGTTGGTTTATTTAATTCGTTATTAGTAACGATTATAAGTTCCTTCTATGGTGGGCAAGAGCGGTCAAAATTAATTGGTTTTCAAAGTATTTTCGAAGGCTTGGGCGGTGTTTTGGTAACATTTATCGCCGGTCAATTAATGAATCTAGGATGGCATGCATCGTTTTGGGCTTACTTGATTACTATTCCCGCACTAGTTTTCTTTATGCTATTTGTTCCTAAGATACCAACAGTGAAAAATAACGTTGAAACTGAGAAAGATTTGCCCAAAGTACCATTGTTTAATGGAAGATTAATTAGTCTATTGATTTTGACATTTATAGTTGTGTCACTTTACATGATTATGGGTATCAAGGTACCAACGTTGATGGTCAATAGTGGCTATGGGACGACAACTTCTGCCAGTTACGTCATTTTGGCTTTGAGCTTGGGTTCTATGACTGGTGGAGCAATTTTCGGTAAATTATATGATTTGGTAAAAAATTATGTGATTGTGTTTGGGTTCGGTTCTTTGGCCATAGCAATGGCACTGATTGCTTTGTCAAATACAACGGTATTGACCATTCTAGGTGGCTTTTTAACTGGATTAGGTTTCAGACTCTATATTCCTTGGGCTTTGAATATCGTTAATATGGGTGGAAAAGGAAACCCTTGGGCAACTTCGTTTATTTTGATGTCATACAATTTAGCTGGATCCTTGGCACCTTACACAGCGTTGTTATTACAGTCAGTATTTAAAATAAAACAATTGCGTAGTATTTTCTGGATGAATACCATCGCTTACTTAATTATTGCTGTCATGGTTGTCCTACTTCTGGTAGGATTCAAAAGATTCCATAGGCGGACACTTGATGAAGTGTAA
- a CDS encoding winged helix-turn-helix transcriptional regulator: MYEHKMENDFRSPLEKGLAAFDGKWKTRIICCLSNNGSLRYTALKKELDGITDAVLALTLKELTDYKIISRTQFNEIPVRVEYDLTRKGIEALPILKNICQWTQKYNPESEQVCCGCGRPNCKFDL; encoded by the coding sequence ATGTACGAACACAAAATGGAAAACGATTTTCGAAGTCCTTTAGAAAAAGGACTGGCAGCTTTTGATGGTAAATGGAAGACTAGAATCATTTGTTGTTTATCTAATAATGGTAGTTTGAGATACACTGCCTTAAAGAAAGAACTAGACGGAATAACTGATGCTGTCCTAGCTTTAACTCTAAAGGAATTAACTGATTACAAAATCATAAGTCGCACACAATTCAATGAAATACCAGTTAGAGTTGAATATGATTTAACTAGGAAGGGTATCGAAGCACTACCTATTCTAAAAAATATATGCCAATGGACACAAAAGTATAACCCTGAGTCTGAACAAGTTTGCTGTGGCTGCGGCCGCCCAAACTGTAAATTCGATTTGTAG
- a CDS encoding YxeA family protein, with product MRSFLRVFLLGIAVLAIGYFAVCFTVKDSTSQSAQAFNAYNVLVKREAKYVKIDNKEAKDEDGYGNYTYDLKSYDDNGNEHPIKFMGMGKLKQGHYLKLDTKGSYVYSYKEVFKKDMPSDVYTKLNL from the coding sequence ATGAGAAGTTTTTTAAGAGTTTTTTTGTTGGGTATCGCAGTTTTAGCAATCGGGTATTTTGCAGTCTGTTTCACAGTTAAGGACAGCACAAGCCAATCAGCACAGGCTTTCAACGCCTACAATGTTCTAGTAAAGCGTGAGGCAAAATACGTCAAAATTGATAATAAAGAGGCCAAAGACGAAGATGGTTATGGTAATTATACATATGATCTTAAAAGTTATGATGACAATGGTAATGAGCATCCTATAAAGTTCATGGGCATGGGTAAGTTGAAACAAGGTCACTACCTAAAACTTGATACTAAAGGCAGCTATGTTTATTCATACAAAGAAGTCTTTAAAAAAGATATGCCTAGCGATGTTTATACTAAATTAAATCTATAA
- a CDS encoding DUF1093 domain-containing protein, with translation MKKIINVLFMGLVVLGLGYYMAGSYLKDKNTEFAQSFNRYNLLAKRDPKFIQVDYDDANKENDGSYTFYADAYDRQGHWHEIDVHSNDDLDDGQLLKLDTKGSYVKGYQVINPDDLPFKLYRLFMN, from the coding sequence ATGAAAAAAATTATTAACGTTTTATTTATGGGACTAGTTGTCCTCGGATTGGGCTACTATATGGCTGGTTCCTACTTAAAAGATAAAAATACAGAATTTGCTCAATCTTTCAACCGATACAATTTGTTAGCCAAACGTGATCCTAAATTCATCCAAGTCGATTATGATGATGCGAACAAAGAAAACGACGGCAGCTACACTTTTTACGCTGATGCTTACGACCGTCAGGGTCACTGGCACGAGATTGATGTACACTCTAATGATGATTTAGACGACGGTCAATTGCTGAAACTTGATACTAAAGGTAGCTATGTCAAAGGATATCAAGTCATAAATCCGGACGACTTACCTTTCAAACTCTATCGTCTTTTCATGAATTAA
- a CDS encoding DHA2 family efflux MFS transporter permease subunit, protein MSKQIKKSLFIMVFGTFFGVLCSTLMNTALPTFMRVFNVSSSAVQWLTNGYTLVNAIMIPTSAYFIKKFSFRHLFIIFSSIFLVGTFLGAIANTFIMVIIGRMIQAIGTGMMMPLVNVLAMQYTTKSKQGAVMGIIGLAFNFSPIIGPTLSGVILQYFPWQYLFILILPFIIAVVLLAIFQLPQIATHDNPKFDVPSLITISLGLLFLLSGFSNIGQTNFFTFKVLGFTVIGLILIVIFSIMENKSTKPIINFEIFMHSQFTFATTINMLIVLTMYGNTILLPLMIQMILHKSPLISGLALLPGAVLTGFMSPVSGRLFDRYPVKRIVLTGVLIDCFGTFMQAVIDVNASVLMLTLGQMIRQLGLVLILIPIQTHALSALPKKYLSDGVATFNTLRQIAASFGTAIIIAVITMADKIITGSTTNQAVGIQAGFLACLAFLLIALSLTFKLHRPDID, encoded by the coding sequence ATGTCGAAACAAATTAAAAAATCACTTTTTATTATGGTCTTTGGGACCTTTTTTGGTGTCTTATGTTCAACATTAATGAACACTGCCCTACCAACGTTTATGCGGGTTTTTAATGTCAGTTCTTCTGCCGTCCAATGGTTAACTAATGGTTATACCCTAGTCAACGCCATCATGATTCCAACTAGTGCCTATTTTATAAAGAAATTTTCTTTTAGACATTTGTTTATCATTTTCAGTTCTATTTTCTTAGTCGGGACCTTCTTAGGTGCTATAGCCAATACGTTCATCATGGTTATTATTGGTCGAATGATTCAAGCTATTGGTACCGGTATGATGATGCCATTAGTCAATGTTTTGGCAATGCAATATACCACAAAAAGCAAACAAGGGGCCGTTATGGGAATTATTGGCTTGGCCTTTAATTTCTCCCCTATTATTGGCCCAACGCTGTCAGGAGTCATCTTACAGTATTTTCCATGGCAATACTTATTCATTTTAATCTTGCCATTTATTATTGCCGTTGTTTTGCTAGCAATTTTTCAACTACCTCAAATCGCAACCCACGACAATCCTAAATTTGACGTTCCCAGCTTAATTACTATCAGTTTGGGACTATTGTTCCTACTAAGTGGTTTTTCAAATATTGGTCAAACAAACTTTTTCACATTTAAAGTTTTGGGATTCACCGTTATCGGATTAATTTTAATTGTCATTTTTTCAATTATGGAAAACAAATCGACCAAACCAATCATTAACTTTGAAATCTTTATGCACTCCCAGTTTACCTTTGCGACAACCATCAATATGTTGATTGTATTAACCATGTACGGCAATACAATTTTATTGCCACTAATGATTCAGATGATTCTTCACAAAAGTCCTTTGATCTCTGGTCTGGCGCTGCTACCTGGTGCTGTTTTAACTGGCTTTATGTCACCCGTCAGCGGTCGACTATTTGATAGATATCCTGTTAAACGAATTGTTCTAACTGGTGTTTTGATTGACTGTTTTGGTACTTTCATGCAAGCTGTGATTGATGTTAACGCCTCTGTATTGATGTTGACACTGGGACAAATGATTCGGCAATTAGGACTCGTCTTAATCCTGATTCCTATTCAAACGCATGCTTTAAGTGCCTTACCTAAAAAGTACCTTTCTGATGGAGTAGCAACGTTTAACACCCTCCGTCAAATAGCGGCATCATTTGGAACAGCCATCATCATTGCTGTTATTACAATGGCAGACAAAATTATTACCGGTAGCACCACTAATCAAGCCGTTGGTATTCAAGCAGGATTTCTAGCTTGTTTGGCATTTTTACTAATTGCTCTATCATTAACCTTCAAATTACATCGACCTGATATAGATTAA
- a CDS encoding GGDEF domain-containing protein, producing the protein MLTSYVIGKASLITSLFFIMGVFIVFQVAFAGLKKVLTIKDVNFDEYTLRAILGIIYILVNLFILQSSVRGRAPSWTFINFQLVAVIFYTVILNVPFKFHLFAPIVLSFMIFNSAIKSWESWCLGLILIGFFYTLNRIKVNTDKKFPYLQYIFASLFFGAAYWFFAKIKFNLSYLVFGKEILSLAVLEIFTFGYIAMLFTDIESRTALFRDATHDKLTSAYNYDAFDIDLRDIFRQVKTSDIQFTMLMFDIDHFKSINDTYGHLAGDAVLQNVVKIVQTVIDNNDRKIKLYRTGGEEFNIIFPNYELGATQNIVEEIFSAINHSQTTFDGKKINLTVSMGVSQMKKDEISINDFYSRVDEALYHSKRNGRKEITVN; encoded by the coding sequence TTGTTAACTAGTTATGTTATCGGCAAAGCTTCATTGATTACAAGTCTCTTTTTCATCATGGGTGTTTTCATTGTCTTTCAAGTAGCTTTTGCCGGTCTAAAAAAAGTATTAACAATCAAAGATGTAAATTTTGACGAATACACCCTCCGGGCTATTTTAGGAATTATTTATATTTTAGTAAATTTATTCATTTTACAAAGTTCTGTTCGTGGTCGAGCTCCGTCATGGACTTTTATTAACTTTCAGTTAGTGGCCGTTATTTTTTATACTGTTATTTTAAACGTTCCTTTTAAATTTCATTTGTTTGCACCAATCGTGCTATCTTTTATGATTTTCAATTCGGCTATTAAGAGCTGGGAATCATGGTGCTTGGGACTTATTTTGATTGGATTTTTCTACACACTTAATCGGATCAAAGTTAACACTGATAAAAAATTTCCATATTTACAGTACATCTTTGCAAGTTTGTTCTTCGGGGCAGCTTATTGGTTTTTTGCTAAAATAAAATTCAATCTTAGTTACCTCGTTTTTGGTAAAGAAATTTTATCCTTAGCTGTTCTGGAAATATTTACTTTCGGTTATATTGCAATGTTATTTACCGATATAGAATCAAGAACTGCACTCTTCCGGGATGCTACCCACGATAAATTAACCTCCGCATATAATTACGATGCTTTTGATATTGATTTACGCGACATTTTCAGACAAGTTAAAACTTCTGATATTCAATTTACTATGCTGATGTTTGATATCGACCATTTCAAAAGTATTAATGATACTTACGGACATTTAGCAGGTGATGCCGTACTCCAAAATGTCGTGAAAATTGTCCAAACTGTGATCGATAACAACGATCGTAAAATCAAACTCTACCGAACCGGTGGCGAAGAATTCAATATCATTTTTCCTAACTATGAGCTAGGTGCCACCCAAAACATTGTTGAAGAAATCTTTTCAGCCATTAATCATTCGCAGACAACATTCGATGGTAAGAAAATCAATTTAACAGTTTCAATGGGAGTTTCACAAATGAAGAAGGATGAAATTTCAATCAATGACTTCTATTCCCGCGTTGATGAGGCTCTGTATCATTCCAAACGTAACGGGAGAAAAGAAATCACCGTTAATTAG
- a CDS encoding MFS transporter, producing MSKTQKINTKPLHPLLSLMGVLIGGFVGMFSETSLNIALPSIMKAFNIETGTAQWLVTGYMLVIAIVLPLSSLLTKHFSTRGLVRFGLIDFIVGSVIAAVAINFPMLLVGRMIQGIATGIILPLMFSIAMRIFPPNKLGAALGMAALVIMFAPAIGPTISGIILGILSWRFIFWSFIIFLAIGLAIMEKNLTNVFEVTKPKVDWLAIALSTISFGLIVFGISYLSKSMTLALIALVAGLIVLVVYIRQQLHAETPTLDFAVLKKPEFVTGSVLVMINFGITLSAMYLLPMYLQNGLGVAVALTGIVMLPGGVINAAVSFGAGRTYDKIGAKLMTRLGFLISAIGAAMFLFSNSHSSLGYIIAAHIVLMIGVPLAMSPAQSYGLNSLDAYQSADGSAIINTFQQVIGAVATGIATILLSTGQANYFAAGGNSSKLAFTNGAHYGFMFTLILAVFGFILAFRVHNKSVETVSSKESKSLSDKDESTVADLN from the coding sequence ATGAGTAAAACTCAAAAAATTAATACAAAACCTCTTCATCCATTATTGTCACTAATGGGTGTTCTGATTGGTGGATTCGTCGGCATGTTCAGTGAAACATCATTGAATATTGCTCTTCCATCTATTATGAAAGCTTTTAATATTGAAACAGGAACAGCTCAATGGCTAGTTACTGGTTATATGCTAGTAATTGCGATTGTGTTGCCACTTTCCAGTTTATTGACAAAACATTTCTCAACTAGGGGATTAGTTAGATTTGGTTTAATCGACTTTATCGTCGGTTCAGTGATTGCTGCTGTAGCAATCAATTTCCCAATGTTATTAGTTGGTCGTATGATTCAAGGTATCGCCACTGGTATTATTTTGCCATTGATGTTCTCAATTGCGATGCGGATCTTCCCACCTAATAAACTAGGTGCCGCTCTTGGTATGGCTGCACTTGTTATTATGTTTGCCCCAGCTATCGGACCTACAATTTCCGGTATTATCTTGGGTATTTTATCATGGAGATTTATTTTCTGGTCATTCATTATTTTCCTAGCTATCGGATTAGCAATCATGGAAAAGAATTTGACTAACGTCTTCGAAGTAACTAAGCCAAAAGTTGACTGGTTAGCCATTGCTTTATCAACAATTAGTTTTGGTCTAATTGTCTTCGGAATTAGTTATTTAAGTAAGAGCATGACTTTGGCATTGATTGCCTTGGTAGCCGGTTTGATCGTCTTGGTTGTTTATATTAGACAACAATTACATGCCGAAACACCAACATTGGATTTTGCCGTGTTGAAGAAGCCCGAATTTGTGACTGGATCAGTTCTAGTTATGATTAACTTTGGTATTACATTGTCAGCTATGTACTTGTTACCAATGTATTTACAAAATGGTTTAGGTGTTGCCGTAGCATTAACTGGTATCGTTATGTTGCCAGGTGGTGTAATCAATGCCGCTGTCTCATTTGGTGCCGGTCGTACTTATGATAAAATTGGTGCTAAATTGATGACACGTTTAGGTTTCTTGATTTCAGCTATTGGTGCTGCAATGTTCTTATTCAGTAACTCACACAGTTCATTGGGTTATATCATTGCCGCACATATTGTCTTGATGATTGGTGTTCCATTAGCTATGTCACCAGCACAAAGTTATGGCTTGAACTCATTAGACGCTTATCAATCCGCTGATGGATCAGCCATTATCAATACTTTCCAACAAGTTATCGGTGCTGTCGCAACTGGTATTGCTACAATCTTGTTGAGTACTGGTCAAGCAAATTACTTTGCTGCCGGTGGAAATTCATCAAAATTAGCATTTACTAATGGCGCTCATTACGGATTTATGTTTACATTAATATTAGCTGTCTTTGGATTCATCTTGGCATTCCGCGTGCACAACAAGAGTGTAGAGACAGTCAGTTCCAAAGAATCTAAGTCTTTGTCTGACAAAGACGAAAGTACCGTAGCCGATTTAAACTAG
- a CDS encoding haloacid dehalogenase-like hydrolase, which produces MVKRLISANTSEMLAMNGAELKQSIKASEGRVVLSENVVVHEPLDGITTGADLILLNALDVLNPLILGLYNGEETMATAKAHHDGKTIHDLQKLVGRPVGVNLEPVDPDAKMAEDRLVIPEGRMASEKTLREVEKLGFNFVVLTGNPGTGVTNKQIAANIKVAKNVFSGLVIAGKMHGAGVDEPVVSPKAVETFLDAGADVILVPAVGTVPGFDDAELKEIVKLAHSRNALVMSTIGTSQEGSGSSFIQNIAIRNKVAGVDIQHIGDAAWGIQSPFENIYALSKAIRGERHAIARMARSINR; this is translated from the coding sequence ATGGTTAAACGTTTAATTAGTGCAAATACAAGTGAAATGTTAGCAATGAATGGTGCCGAATTAAAACAGAGTATCAAGGCGAGTGAAGGTCGGGTCGTTTTGAGCGAAAATGTGGTGGTTCATGAACCTTTGGACGGAATCACAACTGGAGCAGATTTAATTTTGTTAAATGCCTTGGATGTGTTGAATCCATTGATTTTAGGACTGTATAACGGTGAAGAAACGATGGCTACTGCTAAGGCACATCACGATGGCAAAACGATTCATGACCTCCAAAAATTAGTTGGAAGACCCGTCGGAGTTAATTTGGAACCAGTTGATCCAGATGCCAAAATGGCTGAAGATAGGTTAGTTATTCCTGAAGGTCGAATGGCCAGTGAGAAAACTTTACGTGAAGTTGAAAAATTAGGCTTTAATTTTGTTGTTTTAACCGGTAATCCTGGGACAGGTGTAACAAATAAACAAATTGCGGCCAATATTAAAGTAGCAAAAAATGTCTTTTCTGGCTTAGTAATTGCAGGGAAAATGCATGGTGCCGGAGTTGACGAACCAGTGGTCAGTCCAAAAGCAGTTGAGACATTTTTAGATGCAGGCGCCGATGTAATACTAGTGCCAGCAGTAGGAACGGTTCCGGGATTTGATGATGCAGAATTAAAAGAAATCGTTAAGTTAGCCCACAGTCGTAACGCCTTAGTTATGAGTACGATTGGAACAAGTCAAGAAGGGTCAGGTAGTAGTTTTATCCAAAATATTGCCATTCGCAATAAAGTTGCTGGAGTAGACATTCAACATATTGGGGATGCAGCTTGGGGCATTCAATCACCATTCGAAAACATCTATGCATTGAGTAAAGCCATCCGCGGAGAACGCCACGCAATTGCTAGAATGGCACGGTCAATCAATCGTTAA
- a CDS encoding SDR family oxidoreductase translates to MSKVLILGANGKIARLAEHIFIDTTDTDLRLYLRNSGRLKDFADSHTLVETVEGDATNVQTLIEAMKDVDMVYANLAGGNIEDEAKAVVEAMHAEKKTRLVWISTLGIYDEVPGKFGEWNNKTLGSYITNYAAAAKVIEDSDLDYTIIRPAWLTDKPEVDYEVTQKGEPFKGTEVSRRSIAQVVVDISQDPDKYKRESIGVNKPNTDGDKPAWY, encoded by the coding sequence ATGTCTAAAGTTTTAATTTTGGGTGCTAATGGTAAGATTGCTCGATTGGCAGAACATATTTTTATTGATACAACTGATACAGATTTGAGATTATATTTGAGAAATTCAGGACGTTTAAAGGACTTCGCTGATTCACATACACTTGTCGAAACAGTTGAAGGTGACGCCACAAACGTTCAAACTTTGATCGAAGCTATGAAAGATGTCGACATGGTTTATGCTAACTTAGCTGGTGGCAATATTGAGGATGAAGCTAAGGCTGTTGTTGAAGCAATGCATGCTGAAAAGAAAACTCGTCTAGTATGGATTTCAACCTTGGGTATTTATGATGAAGTACCTGGTAAGTTTGGTGAATGGAACAACAAGACTTTGGGTAGCTATATTACTAACTATGCAGCTGCAGCCAAAGTTATTGAAGATTCCGACCTTGATTACACAATCATTCGTCCAGCTTGGTTAACTGACAAGCCAGAAGTTGATTATGAAGTAACCCAAAAAGGTGAACCATTTAAGGGTACTGAAGTTTCAAGAAGATCAATTGCGCAAGTTGTTGTGGATATTTCACAAGATCCTGACAAGTATAAACGTGAATCAATTGGTGTTAATAAGCCTAATACTGATGGCGACAAACCAGCTTGGTATTAA
- a CDS encoding nucleoside hydrolase yields MTKVIMDCDPGIDDAIALTVLLAHPEKADLMGVTTVGGNVKLEYVTKNAKKLLTFLGSKAELASGQASPLVKEIETAGEIHGKTGMDGYDFPENSLDYPLTSDNAVTYMYDRISNSDEKVNLVATAPLTNVALLLKTFPEVKKNIEHIYIMGGSTLQGNITLASEFNAYVDPEAMEIVFNSGLPITLSGLNLTENKAYLTMDEINKIKDLGHVGVMASSILDFYASAELAKGMTKIPIHDACAVISLIAPELFTKSTNYSMDVCLTNDQYRGMTYPDRRTDAPQKNNIKVLEDVNREAFVQFIFDSIASYDKK; encoded by the coding sequence ATGACAAAAGTAATTATGGATTGTGATCCTGGTATTGATGATGCGATTGCTTTAACAGTTTTACTTGCACATCCCGAAAAAGCTGATTTGATGGGTGTTACTACTGTTGGTGGTAACGTCAAACTTGAATATGTTACCAAAAACGCTAAGAAGCTTCTAACATTTTTAGGCTCAAAGGCAGAACTTGCATCTGGTCAAGCATCCCCACTAGTTAAAGAAATTGAAACAGCTGGTGAAATCCACGGTAAAACTGGTATGGACGGTTACGACTTCCCTGAGAACAGTCTTGACTATCCATTAACAAGCGACAACGCCGTAACTTACATGTACGACCGCATTTCTAACAGTGACGAAAAAGTTAACTTGGTCGCTACTGCCCCATTAACAAACGTTGCTCTACTGTTGAAGACTTTCCCAGAAGTTAAGAAAAATATTGAACACATCTACATTATGGGTGGTTCAACGCTACAAGGAAATATCACTTTAGCTTCCGAATTTAACGCTTATGTTGATCCAGAAGCCATGGAAATCGTCTTCAATTCAGGATTGCCAATTACTTTATCCGGATTAAACTTGACTGAAAATAAAGCTTATCTAACAATGGATGAAATCAACAAAATCAAAGATTTAGGACATGTCGGTGTAATGGCTAGTTCAATCTTAGACTTCTATGCCTCAGCTGAATTAGCTAAAGGTATGACCAAGATTCCAATCCATGACGCTTGTGCCGTAATTAGCTTGATTGCTCCAGAATTGTTCACAAAGAGCACTAACTATTCAATGGACGTCTGCCTAACAAACGACCAATATCGTGGTATGACATACCCAGACCGCCGTACAGACGCTCCACAAAAGAACAACATCAAAGTTCTTGAAGATGTTAACCGTGAAGCATTTGTTCAATTCATTTTTGATTCAATTGCTAGTTACGATAAAAAATAA